The DNA segment CTATGTCGTTTTTTACCGCATTTGCGCGTTGATTTATTATGCGTTCAAGCTCGTCGTCTTGGCTGTCAAATTTGATGCTAGAGCCGATAGGCTCGTAATCCTTAACATCCTCTTCATTCACGGAAGTAAATCTTAAAGGCTTCATGGCTCTTCCTAATTATTTTAGCGCTTTCATTATCTCTTCAAATGCCGCCACAAACTGCTTTAAACCATCGTTTAACAGGTCTTTATAGACCTTTTCCATATCTATATCGGCTCTTTTTATCACGCCGAAAAATTTCTCTATACTGTCGTCGCTGACGGCGGTTTTAGGTTCGTTTTTGCCTGCGATAAAGGCTTTAATGGTGTCAAGCGGAGCCGTATTTACGGCATTTTGATACATCAGCTCTTTTACGTAATAATCCTTCGCCAGCTCATCGCCTTTTACGCCCGTGCTAGCAAAAAGCGCTCTTGTCGTAGGCAAGCTTTTATTTTCTATGATTTTGTAAATTTTAGTCGCGTTCATTATGCCGATTTGCCCCGTCGGTAGCGAGTTTTCGCGCATTTTTTCATCTAGCAAGCGGTCAAACCTGCTAACAAAAATGCTAATCACGCTTTTTGGCAGCGGCGTTAGAGGAAATTTTTTCTCATAGGCCTTTACGCCCTCTTCAAAAGCGTCCAAACACGCTACGGCTTGCTCAGGCGAGAAAATCAGCGTCGCATTTACCGCGATACCGCGTGCGGTTAGAGCGCTCATCGCCTCAAAGCCCGCTTTTGTCGCCGGGATTTTGATCATAACGTTTGGCATGCCGATCTGCTCGTGCAGCCTAGCGCCCTCATCCACCGTAGCTGCGGCGTTATCGCAAAAGCCTGGATCGACCTCGATACTCACAAAGCCGTCGTCGCCGTTTGCATAATGCTTCAAGAGTTTGATCGCGGCTATCTTGATGTCTTGCACCGCAAGCGCCTCGTAAAGCGCTTTCGGGTATTTTTTGCCCATTTGATTGATGACGTCTTTATAGGAGCCCGATAAAAACGCGGCTTTAAATATGGACGGATTTGAGGTCACGCCGTTAATCGCGCCGCTTTGGAGCAAATTTTCAAACTCGTTTTGCAAAAAGTCGCGCTCGATAAAGTCGCACCACAATGAAAAATTTATATCGTTATTAAACATTTTTATCGCCTTTTATATCAAATTTATGATCTCGCGCAAATCTTTTTTATCCACGCAACAAGTTGCGGCCCGCCTTAAAATTTGCTTCGCGCAAAACGCGATTTTTAAATTTGAATGCTCGAACATAGATAGGTCGTTGGCTCCGTCGCCCACGCTCATCGTCTGTTCTTTTGAGATACCGAGCATTTTTTGCAAATTTGCAAGCATCGCGCCCTTTGAAAAGCCAAACATCATCTCGCCGCCCACGAGTCCGGTTAGGATGCCGTCTTTATGATGCAAGATATTTGCAAAGCTAGCGTCAAATTTTAGCTTCTCTTGCGCTCTGTCCGTGCCTGAGTGAAATCCTCCGCTAAAAACTACGACCTTGATATCCTTGCTTTTTAGATGCGCGATCAGATCGGCGGCTCCAGGCATGAGCGGCAAATTTGAGCAAATTTCATCTACTTTGGCAAGCTCAAGCCCTTTTAAAAGCGATACGCGGCGCGTCAAACTCTCGAAAAAATCAAGCTCGCCCGCCATCGCCTTTGCCGTTATTTCGCTAACTTCATCGCCGACGCCTTTTGCCGCGGCTAGAAAATCTATCGTCTCGCCGTCCATCAAGGTCGAATCAAAATCAAATACGCAAAGTTTTATCAAATTTTACTCTAGAAATCGCGTTTTAGCAGCGCTTCGACTTTTAAAATAGTAAGGATGTTGTTATCTCTTTTGCCGATGCCGTAAATCATACCTTTATCTTTTAAAAGCGTTTCGGGCGGCGGATCGATCCTGTTTTGTCGTATCCTAATCGCCTCCGTTAGCCTGTCGATAACGAAGCCCGCGACATTATCGCCCTCTTTCATCACGATATACCTCGTACTTGCACTCGGTTTTGCGGCATTTAGAGAAAATTTCTTTCTTAAATCGATTAGCGGGATGACGCTACCGCGCAGATTGAACACGCCTAAAACGTAGTCCGGCACGCTAGGCACGCGGGTGTATTCGATGGGTTTAATTATCTCTTGGATGTTTAAAATAGGTATCGCATACTCCTCGTCGCCTACGATGAAACCGACTAGTTGGACGATCTCCTCGCGCTCTTTTTCGCTCGGATCTATCACCTGTCTTTTCTGTCTTTTTAGAACCTGATTTAGTTTATCATTCATGTTCTATCCTATTAGTTTGATATTTTTTCTAACTACGTTTTCAAGATACTCGGACGAATACGGCTTAGTGATGTATTCGGTCATTCCCACTTCCACGCCCCTTAGCCTATCGGTCTTTGACGTCCTTGAGGTTACCGCGATGAGCGGCAAATTTCTATATTTTGAATACTTGCGAATTTCGCCCGCTAGCGTGTAGCCGTCCATTCTCGGCATCTCGATATCGATTAACATCGCATCAAGCGCGTGTTCGCCCGATTTTACGATAGTTAGCGCCTCGACGCCGTTAGTAGCCTCTATCACGGTTACTCCAAGAGGCGCCAGCGATTTTTGCATTATGGTTCTATCCATCTTCGAGTCGTCTACGATTAGCACTTTATAATCGCTCGGCTTTTCTTTGACGCTCTTTGAGGCTTCCATACTGGCTTTTATATCCACTTTTATATCTTTTGCCATCTCCATCATTATACCGACATCGATGATGAGCGTTACCCGGCCGTCGCCTCTTATCGTAGCGCCTGCGATGCCAGGGATATTTTGCAGATAATCGCCCATCGATTTTATGACGATCTCTTCTTGTCCCACGAGACTATCTACGATGATGCCTAGCTTTGCCTCGGCTACGCCGATAACTACTACGTAGGTCTGATCTCCGCCGTCAAAGACTTGCTTGACGCCGAAAATGTCGGAGAGCTTAACGAGGGAAAGCACCTCGTCGCGCAGCCTTAGCACGTTTTTGCCGTCGATCGTGTAGATATCGTCGATCGGCACGCGCACGGTTTCAAGCACGCTAGCTAGAGGAATAGCG comes from the Campylobacter rectus genome and includes:
- a CDS encoding transaldolase, which encodes MFNNDINFSLWCDFIERDFLQNEFENLLQSGAINGVTSNPSIFKAAFLSGSYKDVINQMGKKYPKALYEALAVQDIKIAAIKLLKHYANGDDGFVSIEVDPGFCDNAAATVDEGARLHEQIGMPNVMIKIPATKAGFEAMSALTARGIAVNATLIFSPEQAVACLDAFEEGVKAYEKKFPLTPLPKSVISIFVSRFDRLLDEKMRENSLPTGQIGIMNATKIYKIIENKSLPTTRALFASTGVKGDELAKDYYVKELMYQNAVNTAPLDTIKAFIAGKNEPKTAVSDDSIEKFFGVIKRADIDMEKVYKDLLNDGLKQFVAAFEEIMKALK
- the serB gene encoding phosphoserine phosphatase SerB, with translation MIKLCVFDFDSTLMDGETIDFLAAAKGVGDEVSEITAKAMAGELDFFESLTRRVSLLKGLELAKVDEICSNLPLMPGAADLIAHLKSKDIKVVVFSGGFHSGTDRAQEKLKFDASFANILHHKDGILTGLVGGEMMFGFSKGAMLANLQKMLGISKEQTMSVGDGANDLSMFEHSNLKIAFCAKQILRRAATCCVDKKDLREIINLI
- a CDS encoding chemotaxis protein CheW, whose product is MNDKLNQVLKRQKRQVIDPSEKEREEIVQLVGFIVGDEEYAIPILNIQEIIKPIEYTRVPSVPDYVLGVFNLRGSVIPLIDLRKKFSLNAAKPSASTRYIVMKEGDNVAGFVIDRLTEAIRIRQNRIDPPPETLLKDKGMIYGIGKRDNNILTILKVEALLKRDF